Proteins from a single region of Nerophis ophidion isolate RoL-2023_Sa linkage group LG08, RoL_Noph_v1.0, whole genome shotgun sequence:
- the tnfa gene encoding tumor necrosis factor a (TNF superfamily, member 2), with the protein MEGECKVAVFTAVDAEAKSPARLNVKPGSKLTVALVGFTLILAFVAVAVLIFNRHTKEPGLEEDHFDLHHTLRQISNLRAAIHLAGQYNPDMETSVEWMNNVDPTHSQGGLELKNNEIVIPQKGLYFVYSQVSFRVSCDNGVNEDTSAKPMVHLTHRVRRWSSSSGSDQYKTILHSVRTACPKTASGNADEDGHWYSAVYIGAVFQLDKGDRLKTVTEKMLPNLEEEPAKTFFGVFAL; encoded by the exons ATGGAAGGTGAATGCAAAGTAGCCGTTTTTACTGCTGTTGACGCAGAAGCTAAGAGCCCCGCAAGGTTAAACGTCAAACCCGGCTCCAAGCTCACCGTGGCCCTTGTGGGTTTCACGCTCATCCTTGCTTTTGTTGCTGTTGCTGTGCTGATCTTCAACCGACACACCAAG GAACCTGGACTGGAGGAGGACCATTTTG ATCTTCATCATACCTTGCGCCAAATCTCCAACTTAAGAGCTGCCATTCACTTAGCAG GGCAGTACAACCCTGACATGGAGACCTCAGTGGAGTGGATGAATAACGTGGACCCAACCCACTCTCAAGGTGGACTGGAACTGAAGAACAACGAGATTGTGATCCCTCAAAAGGGCCTCTACTTTGTTTACAGTCAAGTGTCTTTCCGGGTCAGTTGTGACAACGGCGTCAACGAGGATACCTCCGCCAAGCCGATGGTCCACCTGACCCACAGAGTGAGGCGCTGGTCAAGCTCGTCCGGGAGCGACCAATACAAGACCATCCTTCACTCCGTCCGCACAGCCTGCCCCAAAACAGCGAGCGGGAATGCCGACGAAGACGGCCACTGGTACTCTGCTGTGTACATTGGAGCCGTGTTTCAATTAGATAAAGGAGACAGGCTGAAGACCGTGACAGAGAAGATGTTGCCCAACCTCGAGGAAGAGCCCGCAAAGACTTTCTTTGGTGTGTTTGCCTTGTGA